A region from the Drosophila ananassae strain 14024-0371.13 chromosome 2L, ASM1763931v2, whole genome shotgun sequence genome encodes:
- the LOC6501571 gene encoding uncharacterized protein LOC6501571 isoform X1, producing MATTAAGATAVVKRPGPPVPPRPKAVAASSAASVANAAPPIIQKKPTFVSQLSAVGRTLVYKSPSVHLPKKQAQTQTPTTAVPSPTPGQTPTPSPAQTPNPTPPVKPLKLRKAPDVPTAKPREGLATTSVVTVNRHNSISVLEGTPHTTPRKDTRLSLGKVDFERAGLQPASQPLPRPRKIVQLPVATLDVEDIPKPAPTPSTGLFRRSKTTLDSYQKESTGVANNGGFLGGRTVEIKNNLKNAAERLFSEIIINQVQKGQNANDTTIITKHEALKQESEVLIQTTGNCMRINVNGGAPVTTSTIKSSISVGNTPEKKPAFHEMLISELAAMRNKSCSMEQLPTKSLSSLSTSTPKKLTPRRRFNSIEDPDTEDVDADNVEDADGDVDEEDTLTFTANKNLKDSNGKDIPSTRKRCPSGCSTDSSPYGTERSQRIRTSDWIEVGDNGTQVTLTSCHISLEDSGMEDEERLDDMSSGVGDSWDSVKEAETEKRSRNTKRGTSSCELPPLPKSLIGFNKLLCSDSGLLSDVEGSNNNNNNSNTCSEINQKPNDSLDSNENASDKSTPASPNGNKAVPALETEAKSTCLPAKGSPQVVEAGSTLDAQIATLRKEMNGLRQLDLSLLSQLWVLNESIQEFRALIEEQENEDEDDEEDNLNEVDEDGNPALVESKAKHLGTIPKVITTQPKVIRDAMAKQAQLQGQDQKPVPRMRSAPPPPPPVTVSGVLKPPAPSRPT from the exons ATGGCCACAACAGCCGCCGGAGCAACGGCCGTAGTGAAGCGGCCCGGACCACCAGTGCCGCCCAGACCAAAGGCAGTCGCAGCCTCCTCGGCCGCCTCGGTCGCCAATGCCGCCCCACCGATCATCCAAAAGAAGCCCACTTTTGTCAGCCAGCTGAGTGCAGTGGGTCGCACCCTGGTCTACAAGTCGCCATCAGTGCATTTGCCCAAGAAGCAGGCCCAGACTCAAACCCCAACCACAGCGGTGCCGTCTCCGACTCCAGGTCAAACCCCGACTCCATCGCCAGCCCAGACTCCAAATCCTACTCCTCCTGTCAAGCCCTTAAAGCTGCGAAAAGCTCCAGATGTGCCAACTGCGAAGCCCAGGGAGGGCTTGGCCACCACTTCGGTAGTTACGGTCAACAGACACAATTCCATCAGCGTCCTGGAGGGCACTCCGCATACTACTCCCCGCAAGGATACCCGCTTGAGTCTGGGCAAGGTGGACTTTGAGAGAGCTGGACTCCAGCCGGCAAGCCAGCCACTTCCGAGACCCAGAAAAATAGTCCAACTGCCAGTGGCGACTCTGGATGTGGAGGATATACCAAAGCCGGCACCCACCCCATCCACAGGACTCTTCCGTCGCTCCAAGACCACTCTGGATAGCTACCAGAAGGAGTCTACGGGAGTAGCCAACAATGGAGGATTCCTGGGTGGCAGAACAGTAGAGATCAAGAACAATCTTAAGAACGCAGCTGAGCGTCTTTTTTCGGAAATCATCATCAACCAGGTCCAGAAGGGTCAAAATGCTAACGATACGACCATCATAACCAAGCACGAGGCCTTGAAGCAAGAGTCGGAAGTCCTCATACAGACCACAGGTAACTGCATGAGGATTAATGTGAACGGAGGAGCTCCAGTAACCACAAGTACCATCAAGAGTTCCATCAGTGTGGGTAATACCCCGGAAAAGAAGCCGGCTTTCCACGAGATGCTCATCTCCGAGTTGGCTGCCATGCGGAATAAGTCCTGTTCCATGGAACAGTTGCCCACCAAATCGCTATCTTCCCTGTCCACTTCCACACCCAAGAAGCTGACTCCTCGTCGCCGCTTCAACTCCATTGAAGATCCCGATACAGAGGATGTGGATGCGGACAACGTAGAGGATGCCGATGGAGATGTCGACGAGGAGGATACACTAACCTTCACGGCAAACAAGAATCTAAAGGACAGTAATGGAAAGGATATCCCATCTACGAGGAAACGTTGCCCATCCGGCTGCTCCACAGATTCCTCGCCGTATGGAACTGAGAGATCGCAGCGCATTCGCACCTCGGACTGGATCGAGGTGGGCGACAATGGCACTCAGGTGACTCTGACCAGTTGTCACATCAGCCTGGAGGACTCTGGTATGGAGGATGAGGAGCGACTGGACGACATGTCGTCAGGAGTGGGAGATAGTTGGGACAGCGTCAAGGAAGCTGAGACCGAGAAACGTTCACGCAATACAAAACG TGGAACCTCGTCTTGTGAGCTACCACCCCTGCCCAAGTCCCTAATTGGCTTCAATAAGCTTTTGTGCTCCGATTCGGGATTACTTAGCGATGTCGAGGgtagcaacaataacaataacaacagcaacacatGCAGCGAGAtcaaccaaaaaccaaacgaTAGCCTGGACAGCAATGAGAATGCCAGCGACAAGTCAACGCCCGCCTCCCCAAACGGAAACAAGGCAGTTCCTGCACTGGAAACGGAGGCGAAGTCCACCTGCTTACCAGCCAAAGGAAGCCCCCAGGTCGTCGAGGCGGGCAGCACTCTGGATGCACAAATTGCGACGCTAAGGAAGGAAATG AACGGACTGCGTCAACTAGATCTCTCGTTGCTGTCACAACTGTGGGTGCTTAACGAATCGATCCAGGAGTTTCGTGCTCTGATCGAGGAGCAGGAgaacgaggacgaggacgacgaggaggacAACCTGAACGAGGTGGACGAGGACGGCAACCCTGCGTTGGTGGAGTCCAAGGCGAAGCATCTGGGAACCATACCGAAGGTGATAACCACACAGCCAAAGGTGATACGGGATGCGATGGCCAAGCAGGCGCAATTGCAGGGGCAGGATCAAAAACCAGTGCCCCGAATGCGTAGTGCCCCGCCCCCACCACCGCCGGTAACCGTTTCCGGAGTTCTGAAACCACCGGCGCCCTCACGGCCCACATGA
- the LOC6501571 gene encoding peroxisomal membrane protein PEX14 isoform X2, whose product MATTAAGATAVVKRPGPPVPPRPKAVAASSAASVANAAPPIIQKKPTFVSQLSAVGRTLVYKSPSVHLPKKQAQTQTPTTAVPSPTPGQTPTPSPAQTPNPTPPVKPLKLRKAPDVPTAKPREGLATTSVVTVNRHNSISVLEGTPHTTPRKDTRLSLGKVDFERAGLQPASQPLPRPRKIVQLPVATLDVEDIPKPAPTPSTGLFRRSKTTLDSYQKESTGVANNGGFLGGRTVEIKNNLKNAAERLFSEIIINQVQKGQNANDTTIITKHEALKQESEVLIQTTGNCMRINVNGGAPVTTSTIKSSISVGNTPEKKPAFHEMLISELAAMRNKSCSMEQLPTKSLSSLSTSTPKKLTPRRRFNSIEDPDTEDVDADNVEDADGDVDEEDTLTFTANKNLKDSNGKDIPSTRKRCPSGCSTDSSPYGTERSQRIRTSDWIEVGDNGTQVTLTSCHISLEDSGMEDEERLDDMSSGVGDSWDSVKEAETEKRSRNTKRGTSSCELPPLPKSLIGFNKLLCSDSGLLSDVEGSNNNNNNSNTCSEINQKPNDSLDSNENASDKSTPASPNGNKAVPALETEAKSTCLPAKGSPQVVEAGSTLDAQIATLRKEMICNFWSSRLMPLAQFCSDLLPTVNPAKRTASTRSLVAVTTVGA is encoded by the exons ATGGCCACAACAGCCGCCGGAGCAACGGCCGTAGTGAAGCGGCCCGGACCACCAGTGCCGCCCAGACCAAAGGCAGTCGCAGCCTCCTCGGCCGCCTCGGTCGCCAATGCCGCCCCACCGATCATCCAAAAGAAGCCCACTTTTGTCAGCCAGCTGAGTGCAGTGGGTCGCACCCTGGTCTACAAGTCGCCATCAGTGCATTTGCCCAAGAAGCAGGCCCAGACTCAAACCCCAACCACAGCGGTGCCGTCTCCGACTCCAGGTCAAACCCCGACTCCATCGCCAGCCCAGACTCCAAATCCTACTCCTCCTGTCAAGCCCTTAAAGCTGCGAAAAGCTCCAGATGTGCCAACTGCGAAGCCCAGGGAGGGCTTGGCCACCACTTCGGTAGTTACGGTCAACAGACACAATTCCATCAGCGTCCTGGAGGGCACTCCGCATACTACTCCCCGCAAGGATACCCGCTTGAGTCTGGGCAAGGTGGACTTTGAGAGAGCTGGACTCCAGCCGGCAAGCCAGCCACTTCCGAGACCCAGAAAAATAGTCCAACTGCCAGTGGCGACTCTGGATGTGGAGGATATACCAAAGCCGGCACCCACCCCATCCACAGGACTCTTCCGTCGCTCCAAGACCACTCTGGATAGCTACCAGAAGGAGTCTACGGGAGTAGCCAACAATGGAGGATTCCTGGGTGGCAGAACAGTAGAGATCAAGAACAATCTTAAGAACGCAGCTGAGCGTCTTTTTTCGGAAATCATCATCAACCAGGTCCAGAAGGGTCAAAATGCTAACGATACGACCATCATAACCAAGCACGAGGCCTTGAAGCAAGAGTCGGAAGTCCTCATACAGACCACAGGTAACTGCATGAGGATTAATGTGAACGGAGGAGCTCCAGTAACCACAAGTACCATCAAGAGTTCCATCAGTGTGGGTAATACCCCGGAAAAGAAGCCGGCTTTCCACGAGATGCTCATCTCCGAGTTGGCTGCCATGCGGAATAAGTCCTGTTCCATGGAACAGTTGCCCACCAAATCGCTATCTTCCCTGTCCACTTCCACACCCAAGAAGCTGACTCCTCGTCGCCGCTTCAACTCCATTGAAGATCCCGATACAGAGGATGTGGATGCGGACAACGTAGAGGATGCCGATGGAGATGTCGACGAGGAGGATACACTAACCTTCACGGCAAACAAGAATCTAAAGGACAGTAATGGAAAGGATATCCCATCTACGAGGAAACGTTGCCCATCCGGCTGCTCCACAGATTCCTCGCCGTATGGAACTGAGAGATCGCAGCGCATTCGCACCTCGGACTGGATCGAGGTGGGCGACAATGGCACTCAGGTGACTCTGACCAGTTGTCACATCAGCCTGGAGGACTCTGGTATGGAGGATGAGGAGCGACTGGACGACATGTCGTCAGGAGTGGGAGATAGTTGGGACAGCGTCAAGGAAGCTGAGACCGAGAAACGTTCACGCAATACAAAACG TGGAACCTCGTCTTGTGAGCTACCACCCCTGCCCAAGTCCCTAATTGGCTTCAATAAGCTTTTGTGCTCCGATTCGGGATTACTTAGCGATGTCGAGGgtagcaacaataacaataacaacagcaacacatGCAGCGAGAtcaaccaaaaaccaaacgaTAGCCTGGACAGCAATGAGAATGCCAGCGACAAGTCAACGCCCGCCTCCCCAAACGGAAACAAGGCAGTTCCTGCACTGGAAACGGAGGCGAAGTCCACCTGCTTACCAGCCAAAGGAAGCCCCCAGGTCGTCGAGGCGGGCAGCACTCTGGATGCACAAATTGCGACGCTAAGGAAGGAAATG ATCTGTAATTTCTGGTCAAGCCGACTAATGCCATTAGCACAATTCTGCTCGGATCTACTTCCCACAGTTAACCCTGCAA AACGGACTGCGTCAACTAGATCTCTCGTTGCTGTCACAACTGTGGGTGCTTAA
- the LOC6501571 gene encoding uncharacterized protein LOC6501571 isoform X3 yields the protein MFIIPILFVKIVISNVIGRLRRKIAKPPKMSEDLDELFLSPIPAPSPVELQQCILFGFRRRLYPAQILEECRSAFGPFAPSAQYVAKWYQRFQDGFFNIDEKDEEDLKHGQTPTTCSDYEDESDCGEGAAVLPLVLHDIYRSEVEQDEDDDEETTDFDEEDDGHVIGYWQGYGYLGGKQRYSWVAHKFGTSSCELPPLPKSLIGFNKLLCSDSGLLSDVEGSNNNNNNSNTCSEINQKPNDSLDSNENASDKSTPASPNGNKAVPALETEAKSTCLPAKGSPQVVEAGSTLDAQIATLRKEMNGLRQLDLSLLSQLWVLNESIQEFRALIEEQENEDEDDEEDNLNEVDEDGNPALVESKAKHLGTIPKVITTQPKVIRDAMAKQAQLQGQDQKPVPRMRSAPPPPPPVTVSGVLKPPAPSRPT from the exons ATGTTCATTATTCCCATACTGTTTGTAAAAATTGTGATTT CTAATGTCATAGGTCGTTTGAGGCGCAAGATAGCAAAGCCACCGAAAATGTCCGAAGACCTGGACGAGCTCTTTCTGTCGCCCATTCCGGCCCCCTCGCCGGTGGAGTTGCAGCAGTGCATCCTCTTCGGCTTCCGTCGCCGCCTCTATCCCGCCCAGATCCTAGAGGAGTGCCGCAGTGCCTTTGGTCCCTTTGCACCGAGTGCCCAGTATGTGGCCAAGTGGTATCAGCGCTTCCAGGACGGATTCTTCAACATTGACGAGAAGGACGAGGAGGATCTAAAGCACGGTCAGACGCCTACAACCTGCAGTGACTATGAGGACGAAAGTGATTGTGGTGAGGGGGCGGCGGTGTTGCCCTTGGTCCTCCATGATATCTATCGAAGTGAGGTTGAGCAGGATGAGGATGATGATGAGGAAACGACTGATTTCGATGAGGAAGATGATGGTCATGTGATTGGTTATTGGCAAGGTTATGGCTATTTGGGTGGCAAGCAAAGGTATAGTTGGGTTGCACATAAATT TGGAACCTCGTCTTGTGAGCTACCACCCCTGCCCAAGTCCCTAATTGGCTTCAATAAGCTTTTGTGCTCCGATTCGGGATTACTTAGCGATGTCGAGGgtagcaacaataacaataacaacagcaacacatGCAGCGAGAtcaaccaaaaaccaaacgaTAGCCTGGACAGCAATGAGAATGCCAGCGACAAGTCAACGCCCGCCTCCCCAAACGGAAACAAGGCAGTTCCTGCACTGGAAACGGAGGCGAAGTCCACCTGCTTACCAGCCAAAGGAAGCCCCCAGGTCGTCGAGGCGGGCAGCACTCTGGATGCACAAATTGCGACGCTAAGGAAGGAAATG AACGGACTGCGTCAACTAGATCTCTCGTTGCTGTCACAACTGTGGGTGCTTAACGAATCGATCCAGGAGTTTCGTGCTCTGATCGAGGAGCAGGAgaacgaggacgaggacgacgaggaggacAACCTGAACGAGGTGGACGAGGACGGCAACCCTGCGTTGGTGGAGTCCAAGGCGAAGCATCTGGGAACCATACCGAAGGTGATAACCACACAGCCAAAGGTGATACGGGATGCGATGGCCAAGCAGGCGCAATTGCAGGGGCAGGATCAAAAACCAGTGCCCCGAATGCGTAGTGCCCCGCCCCCACCACCGCCGGTAACCGTTTCCGGAGTTCTGAAACCACCGGCGCCCTCACGGCCCACATGA
- the LOC6501571 gene encoding uncharacterized protein LOC6501571 isoform X4 — protein sequence MFIIPILFVKIVISNVIGRLRRKIAKPPKMSEDLDELFLSPIPAPSPVELQQCILFGFRRRLYPAQILEECRSAFGPFAPSAQYVAKWYQRFQDGFFNIDEKDEEDLKHGQTPTTCSDYEDESDCGEGAAVLPLVLHDIYRSEVEQDEDDDEETTDFDEEDDGHVIGYWQGYGYLGGKQSGTSSCELPPLPKSLIGFNKLLCSDSGLLSDVEGSNNNNNNSNTCSEINQKPNDSLDSNENASDKSTPASPNGNKAVPALETEAKSTCLPAKGSPQVVEAGSTLDAQIATLRKEMNGLRQLDLSLLSQLWVLNESIQEFRALIEEQENEDEDDEEDNLNEVDEDGNPALVESKAKHLGTIPKVITTQPKVIRDAMAKQAQLQGQDQKPVPRMRSAPPPPPPVTVSGVLKPPAPSRPT from the exons ATGTTCATTATTCCCATACTGTTTGTAAAAATTGTGATTT CTAATGTCATAGGTCGTTTGAGGCGCAAGATAGCAAAGCCACCGAAAATGTCCGAAGACCTGGACGAGCTCTTTCTGTCGCCCATTCCGGCCCCCTCGCCGGTGGAGTTGCAGCAGTGCATCCTCTTCGGCTTCCGTCGCCGCCTCTATCCCGCCCAGATCCTAGAGGAGTGCCGCAGTGCCTTTGGTCCCTTTGCACCGAGTGCCCAGTATGTGGCCAAGTGGTATCAGCGCTTCCAGGACGGATTCTTCAACATTGACGAGAAGGACGAGGAGGATCTAAAGCACGGTCAGACGCCTACAACCTGCAGTGACTATGAGGACGAAAGTGATTGTGGTGAGGGGGCGGCGGTGTTGCCCTTGGTCCTCCATGATATCTATCGAAGTGAGGTTGAGCAGGATGAGGATGATGATGAGGAAACGACTGATTTCGATGAGGAAGATGATGGTCATGTGATTGGTTATTGGCAAGGTTATGGCTATTTGGGTGGCAAGCAAAG TGGAACCTCGTCTTGTGAGCTACCACCCCTGCCCAAGTCCCTAATTGGCTTCAATAAGCTTTTGTGCTCCGATTCGGGATTACTTAGCGATGTCGAGGgtagcaacaataacaataacaacagcaacacatGCAGCGAGAtcaaccaaaaaccaaacgaTAGCCTGGACAGCAATGAGAATGCCAGCGACAAGTCAACGCCCGCCTCCCCAAACGGAAACAAGGCAGTTCCTGCACTGGAAACGGAGGCGAAGTCCACCTGCTTACCAGCCAAAGGAAGCCCCCAGGTCGTCGAGGCGGGCAGCACTCTGGATGCACAAATTGCGACGCTAAGGAAGGAAATG AACGGACTGCGTCAACTAGATCTCTCGTTGCTGTCACAACTGTGGGTGCTTAACGAATCGATCCAGGAGTTTCGTGCTCTGATCGAGGAGCAGGAgaacgaggacgaggacgacgaggaggacAACCTGAACGAGGTGGACGAGGACGGCAACCCTGCGTTGGTGGAGTCCAAGGCGAAGCATCTGGGAACCATACCGAAGGTGATAACCACACAGCCAAAGGTGATACGGGATGCGATGGCCAAGCAGGCGCAATTGCAGGGGCAGGATCAAAAACCAGTGCCCCGAATGCGTAGTGCCCCGCCCCCACCACCGCCGGTAACCGTTTCCGGAGTTCTGAAACCACCGGCGCCCTCACGGCCCACATGA
- the LOC6499022 gene encoding uncharacterized protein LOC6499022 — protein sequence MVTPKDISIGLFALILGLGCVSITEAASSASSSSAMNFGIISIPSAASCSCSLSMSCNCCQSVTINAMNNNKTLCITMKLSILSGSVDVGVTLDGGSVAQFTISTKNPPTACLPIVTLVGLDVCLKLNFKMAGLSGVQACPTFYTSYNANQVVSYNFPCVQVGLDGVSLV from the exons ATGGTAACCCCGAAGGATATATCGATAGGACTTTTCGCTTTAATCCTTGGATTAGGCTGTGTGTCGATCACCGAGGCTGCCTCCAGTGCCAGCAGCTCATCTGCAATGAATTTCGGGATAATATCGATTCCATCTGCAGCTTCTTGTTCCTGCTCCTTGTCGATGTCCTGCAACTGCTGCCAAAGTGTAACCATAAATGCcatgaacaacaacaagactc TTTGTATAACTATGAAATTAAGCATCCTTAGTGGCTCTGTTGATGTGGGCGTCACCCTAGACGGAGGTTCGGTGGCCCAGTTTACAATCAGCACCAAGAATCCGCCAACGGCATGTCTTCCCATTGTTACCCTAGTTGGCCTGGACGTTTGCCTTAAACTGAACTTCAAGATGGCCGGATTGTCGGGAGTCCAGGCTTGTCCGACATTTTATACTTCCTACAACGCTAATCAGGTCGTTAGCTATAATTTTCCTTGTGTCCAAGTGGGCTTAGATGGCGTCAGTCTAGTATAA